Proteins encoded in a region of the Leopardus geoffroyi isolate Oge1 chromosome E2, O.geoffroyi_Oge1_pat1.0, whole genome shotgun sequence genome:
- the LOC123578057 gene encoding orphan sodium- and chloride-dependent neurotransmitter transporter NTT5-like isoform X1 has protein sequence MESLEEISEEEAPKGPRTSSFLSGKLTAKEILATKTQNYFAETKRTEDILTQVAFSIGLGSIWRFPYLCQRNGGGSFILMYFFMLLSFGIPLLYMEMIMGHWLRVDNIRVWKQLVPWLGGIGYASILVCILMSLYNSVIITWSLSYLANSFGNSLPWNQCPLVKTTNVTDLSCLRTVSHQYFWYHTTLSASGHIEEGVDALVLHLTLGIFAAWFLLFLTMITGLKISMQILIFSVFLLYIILLCFLIRSLFLEGAVASLRRMVTTELSSWASLDLWRQAGGHVVYSLGLGLGTTINFSSKAGGNSYIQVASLVALVNLVTSLLLTSIIFIVLEFWATTSGHTCVEKSVSKLISLIKKGVLPQDAKPPEDILLLPALDYLDWISNLPQYLQYPVIRFSPSCSIMTQKDKFMEGPGLAFAAFSQAISLFPGASLWAILFFLALVIMGLSTLISILEGIVCPLQTSFSLFRRYPKLLSVLICLGGFLGSLVFTSHAGSYIMSLFDDCLVPLTLIVIVAFQNVALAWIYGARRFREEMFSKLGRLLWSFFTFLWRYVTLPGLLALFTICLTQLHRRVPSYYIAWNSSMSQEVKQPYLQSTLSWVTFLSILTFLPIPVQPLHHWWHLEDHIASDPFEKLQSKKMPLVPPKSLQFPKHQLVMSQKTDTECSSRKVNPPLIRRLNLSSLWRFSLPLSEYNQSSSWFSLPVISSLTSALSMRNTSTPVSRQVRPASVTVDNSDKSRETQEEN, from the exons ATGGAGTCCCTTGAAGAAATATCAGAGGAAGAGGCTCCCAAAGGACCCAGAACTTCCTCTTTCCTGTCCGGGAAGCTCACAGCCAAGGAGATTCTGGCCACCAAGACCCAAAACTACTTTGCCGAGACTAAAAGAACCGAGGATATCTTAACGCAGGTCGCTTTCTCCATTGGGCTGGGTAGCATATGGCGTTTCCCTTACCTGTGTCAGCGGAACGGAGGAG GCAGCTTTATCCTGATGTACTTCTTCATGCTCCTCTCGTTTGGGATTCCCCTCCTGTACATGGAGATGATCATGGGGCATTGGCTGCGTGTGGACAACATCCGGGTCTGGAAGCAGCTTGTCCCCTGGCTGGGCGGCATAGGATACGCTAGCATATTG GTGTGCATCTTGATGAGCTTATATAATAGCGTCATCATCACCTGGAGCCTCTCCTACCTGGCCAACTCCTTTGGTAACTCCCTGCCCTGGAACCAGTGCCCACTGGTGAAGACCACCAATGTCActg ACCTCTCTTGCCTTCGGACTGTGTCCCACCAGTACTTCTGGTACCACACCACCCTGAGCGCCTCAGGCCACATTGAGGAAGGGGTCGACGCCCTCGTCCTGCACCTCACACTGGGCATCTTCGCAGCCTGGTTCCTCCTCTTCTTAACCATGATCACAGGGCTGAAGATTTCAATGCAG ATCCTGATTTTTTCGGTATTCCTCCTCTACATcatcctcctctgcttcctcatccgAAGTCTCTTCTTGGAAGGTGCAGTTGCCAGCCTCAGACGTATGGTGACCACAGAG CTCTCATCCTGGGCCTCGCTGGACCTCTGGCGTCAGGCAGGAGGCCATGTGGTTTATTCCTTAGGCCTGGGCCTGGGCACCACCATCAACTTCTCCTCCAAGGCTGGAGGCAACAGCTACATCCAGGTGGCCTCTTTGGTGGCCCTGGTCAACCTGGTGACCTCATTGCTGCTCACATCCATCATCTTTATAGTGCTGGAGTTCTGGGCCACCACCAGCGGCCACACCTGTGTTGAGAA GAGTGTCTCAAAATTGATAAGCCTGATAAAAAAGGGGGTGCTGCCTCAGGATGCCAAGCCCCCAGAAGACATCCTCCTCCTGCCTGCCCTGGACTACCTAGACTGGATCAGCAATCTCCCTCAATACCTCCAGTACCCGGTCATCCGCTTCTCCCCATCCTGCAGCATCATGACCCAGAAGGATAAG TTCATGGAGGGCCCTGGCCTGGCATTCGCAGCTTTCTCCCAAGCCATCTCGCTGTTCCCTGGCGCCTCTCTCTGGGCCATCCTCTTCTTCTTGGCACTGGTCATCATGGGGCTGAGCACCTTGATAAGCATCTTGGAAGGCATTGTCTGTCCCCTCCagacctccttctccctcttcaggAGGTATCCCAAGCTGCTCTCAG TGCTCATCTGCTTGGGAGGTTTTCTGGGCAGCCTCGTCTTCACCAGTCATGCTGGCAGCTACATAATGTCCTTGTTTGATGACTGCCTGGTCCCGCTCACCCTCATCGTCATTGTGGCCTTCCAGAATGTGGCCCTGGCCTGGATCTATGGAGCCAGGAG GTTCAGGGAAGAAATGTTCAGTAAGCTGGGCCGCCTGCTGTGGTCCTTCTTCACTTTCCTGTGGCGCTACGTGACCCTGCCTGGGCTGCTGGCCCTCTTCACCATCTGCCTCACGCAGCTCCACCGGAGGGTACCGTCCTACTACATCGCCTGGAACAGCAGTATG AGCCAGGAAGTAAAACAACCCTACCTGCAGAGCACCCTGAGCTGGGTCACCTTCCTCAGCATCCTCACCTTTCTGCCAATCCCAGTGCAGCCACTCCACCACTGGTGGCACCTCGAGGACCACATTGCTTCTGATCCCTTTGAAAAGCTACAGTCCAAAAAGATGCCCTTGGTGCCCCCCAAGTCGTTGCAGTTCCCCAAACACCAATTGGTGATGTCCCAGAAGACAGACACTGAATGCTCATCTAGAAAAGTCAATCCACCCTTGATTAGGAGGCTGAACCTGAGCTCCTTATGGAGGTTCAGCCTGCCCTTGAGTGAGTACAACCAGAGCTCTTCCTGGTTCAGCCTGCCTGTCATTTCATCCCTGACATCTGCACTGTCCATGAGGAATACCAGCACTCCCGTTTCAAGGCAGGTGAGACCGGCCTCAGTAACCGTAGACAACAGTGACAAGAGCAGGGAGACCCAGGAAGAAAATTAG
- the LOC123578057 gene encoding orphan sodium- and chloride-dependent neurotransmitter transporter NTT5-like isoform X2 has product MESLEEISEEEAPKGPRTSSFLSGKLTAKEILATKTQNYFAETKRTEDILTQVAFSIGLGSIWRFPYLCQRNGGGSFILMYFFMLLSFGIPLLYMEMIMGHWLRVDNIRVWKQLVPWLGGIGYASILVCILMSLYNSVIITWSLSYLANSFGNSLPWNQCPLVKTTNVTDLSCLRTVSHQYFWYHTTLSASGHIEEGVDALVLHLTLGIFAAWFLLFLTMITGLKISMQLSSWASLDLWRQAGGHVVYSLGLGLGTTINFSSKAGGNSYIQVASLVALVNLVTSLLLTSIIFIVLEFWATTSGHTCVEKSVSKLISLIKKGVLPQDAKPPEDILLLPALDYLDWISNLPQYLQYPVIRFSPSCSIMTQKDKFMEGPGLAFAAFSQAISLFPGASLWAILFFLALVIMGLSTLISILEGIVCPLQTSFSLFRRYPKLLSVLICLGGFLGSLVFTSHAGSYIMSLFDDCLVPLTLIVIVAFQNVALAWIYGARRFREEMFSKLGRLLWSFFTFLWRYVTLPGLLALFTICLTQLHRRVPSYYIAWNSSMSQEVKQPYLQSTLSWVTFLSILTFLPIPVQPLHHWWHLEDHIASDPFEKLQSKKMPLVPPKSLQFPKHQLVMSQKTDTECSSRKVNPPLIRRLNLSSLWRFSLPLSEYNQSSSWFSLPVISSLTSALSMRNTSTPVSRQVRPASVTVDNSDKSRETQEEN; this is encoded by the exons ATGGAGTCCCTTGAAGAAATATCAGAGGAAGAGGCTCCCAAAGGACCCAGAACTTCCTCTTTCCTGTCCGGGAAGCTCACAGCCAAGGAGATTCTGGCCACCAAGACCCAAAACTACTTTGCCGAGACTAAAAGAACCGAGGATATCTTAACGCAGGTCGCTTTCTCCATTGGGCTGGGTAGCATATGGCGTTTCCCTTACCTGTGTCAGCGGAACGGAGGAG GCAGCTTTATCCTGATGTACTTCTTCATGCTCCTCTCGTTTGGGATTCCCCTCCTGTACATGGAGATGATCATGGGGCATTGGCTGCGTGTGGACAACATCCGGGTCTGGAAGCAGCTTGTCCCCTGGCTGGGCGGCATAGGATACGCTAGCATATTG GTGTGCATCTTGATGAGCTTATATAATAGCGTCATCATCACCTGGAGCCTCTCCTACCTGGCCAACTCCTTTGGTAACTCCCTGCCCTGGAACCAGTGCCCACTGGTGAAGACCACCAATGTCActg ACCTCTCTTGCCTTCGGACTGTGTCCCACCAGTACTTCTGGTACCACACCACCCTGAGCGCCTCAGGCCACATTGAGGAAGGGGTCGACGCCCTCGTCCTGCACCTCACACTGGGCATCTTCGCAGCCTGGTTCCTCCTCTTCTTAACCATGATCACAGGGCTGAAGATTTCAATGCAG CTCTCATCCTGGGCCTCGCTGGACCTCTGGCGTCAGGCAGGAGGCCATGTGGTTTATTCCTTAGGCCTGGGCCTGGGCACCACCATCAACTTCTCCTCCAAGGCTGGAGGCAACAGCTACATCCAGGTGGCCTCTTTGGTGGCCCTGGTCAACCTGGTGACCTCATTGCTGCTCACATCCATCATCTTTATAGTGCTGGAGTTCTGGGCCACCACCAGCGGCCACACCTGTGTTGAGAA GAGTGTCTCAAAATTGATAAGCCTGATAAAAAAGGGGGTGCTGCCTCAGGATGCCAAGCCCCCAGAAGACATCCTCCTCCTGCCTGCCCTGGACTACCTAGACTGGATCAGCAATCTCCCTCAATACCTCCAGTACCCGGTCATCCGCTTCTCCCCATCCTGCAGCATCATGACCCAGAAGGATAAG TTCATGGAGGGCCCTGGCCTGGCATTCGCAGCTTTCTCCCAAGCCATCTCGCTGTTCCCTGGCGCCTCTCTCTGGGCCATCCTCTTCTTCTTGGCACTGGTCATCATGGGGCTGAGCACCTTGATAAGCATCTTGGAAGGCATTGTCTGTCCCCTCCagacctccttctccctcttcaggAGGTATCCCAAGCTGCTCTCAG TGCTCATCTGCTTGGGAGGTTTTCTGGGCAGCCTCGTCTTCACCAGTCATGCTGGCAGCTACATAATGTCCTTGTTTGATGACTGCCTGGTCCCGCTCACCCTCATCGTCATTGTGGCCTTCCAGAATGTGGCCCTGGCCTGGATCTATGGAGCCAGGAG GTTCAGGGAAGAAATGTTCAGTAAGCTGGGCCGCCTGCTGTGGTCCTTCTTCACTTTCCTGTGGCGCTACGTGACCCTGCCTGGGCTGCTGGCCCTCTTCACCATCTGCCTCACGCAGCTCCACCGGAGGGTACCGTCCTACTACATCGCCTGGAACAGCAGTATG AGCCAGGAAGTAAAACAACCCTACCTGCAGAGCACCCTGAGCTGGGTCACCTTCCTCAGCATCCTCACCTTTCTGCCAATCCCAGTGCAGCCACTCCACCACTGGTGGCACCTCGAGGACCACATTGCTTCTGATCCCTTTGAAAAGCTACAGTCCAAAAAGATGCCCTTGGTGCCCCCCAAGTCGTTGCAGTTCCCCAAACACCAATTGGTGATGTCCCAGAAGACAGACACTGAATGCTCATCTAGAAAAGTCAATCCACCCTTGATTAGGAGGCTGAACCTGAGCTCCTTATGGAGGTTCAGCCTGCCCTTGAGTGAGTACAACCAGAGCTCTTCCTGGTTCAGCCTGCCTGTCATTTCATCCCTGACATCTGCACTGTCCATGAGGAATACCAGCACTCCCGTTTCAAGGCAGGTGAGACCGGCCTCAGTAACCGTAGACAACAGTGACAAGAGCAGGGAGACCCAGGAAGAAAATTAG
- the LOC123578057 gene encoding orphan sodium- and chloride-dependent neurotransmitter transporter NTT5-like isoform X3 → MESLEEISEEEAPKGPRTSSFLSGKLTAKEILATKTQNYFAETKRTEDILTQVAFSIGLGSIWRFPYLCQRNGGGSFILMYFFMLLSFGIPLLYMEMIMGHWLRVDNIRVWKQLVPWLGGIGYASILVCILMSLYNSVIITWSLSYLANSFGNSLPWNQCPLVKTTNVTDLSCLRTVSHQYFWYHTTLSASGHIEEGVDALVLHLTLGIFAAWFLLFLTMITGLKISMQILIFSVFLLYIILLCFLIRSLFLEGAVASLRRMVTTELSSWASLDLWRQAGGHVVYSLGLGLGTTINFSSKAGGNSYIQVASLVALVNLVTSLLLTSIIFIVLEFWATTSGHTCVEKSVSKLISLIKKGVLPQDAKPPEDILLLPALDYLDWISNLPQYLQYPVIRFSPSCSIMTQKDKFMEGPGLAFAAFSQAISLFPGASLWAILFFLALVIMGLSTLISILEGIVCPLQTSFSLFRRYPKLLSVLICLGGFLGSLVFTSHAGSYIMSLFDDCLVPLTLIVIVAFQNVALAWIYGARRFREEMFSKLGRLLWSFFTFLWRYVTLPGLLALFTICLTQLHRRVPSYYIAWNSSMPACHFIPDICTVHEEYQHSRFKAGETGLSNRRQQ, encoded by the exons ATGGAGTCCCTTGAAGAAATATCAGAGGAAGAGGCTCCCAAAGGACCCAGAACTTCCTCTTTCCTGTCCGGGAAGCTCACAGCCAAGGAGATTCTGGCCACCAAGACCCAAAACTACTTTGCCGAGACTAAAAGAACCGAGGATATCTTAACGCAGGTCGCTTTCTCCATTGGGCTGGGTAGCATATGGCGTTTCCCTTACCTGTGTCAGCGGAACGGAGGAG GCAGCTTTATCCTGATGTACTTCTTCATGCTCCTCTCGTTTGGGATTCCCCTCCTGTACATGGAGATGATCATGGGGCATTGGCTGCGTGTGGACAACATCCGGGTCTGGAAGCAGCTTGTCCCCTGGCTGGGCGGCATAGGATACGCTAGCATATTG GTGTGCATCTTGATGAGCTTATATAATAGCGTCATCATCACCTGGAGCCTCTCCTACCTGGCCAACTCCTTTGGTAACTCCCTGCCCTGGAACCAGTGCCCACTGGTGAAGACCACCAATGTCActg ACCTCTCTTGCCTTCGGACTGTGTCCCACCAGTACTTCTGGTACCACACCACCCTGAGCGCCTCAGGCCACATTGAGGAAGGGGTCGACGCCCTCGTCCTGCACCTCACACTGGGCATCTTCGCAGCCTGGTTCCTCCTCTTCTTAACCATGATCACAGGGCTGAAGATTTCAATGCAG ATCCTGATTTTTTCGGTATTCCTCCTCTACATcatcctcctctgcttcctcatccgAAGTCTCTTCTTGGAAGGTGCAGTTGCCAGCCTCAGACGTATGGTGACCACAGAG CTCTCATCCTGGGCCTCGCTGGACCTCTGGCGTCAGGCAGGAGGCCATGTGGTTTATTCCTTAGGCCTGGGCCTGGGCACCACCATCAACTTCTCCTCCAAGGCTGGAGGCAACAGCTACATCCAGGTGGCCTCTTTGGTGGCCCTGGTCAACCTGGTGACCTCATTGCTGCTCACATCCATCATCTTTATAGTGCTGGAGTTCTGGGCCACCACCAGCGGCCACACCTGTGTTGAGAA GAGTGTCTCAAAATTGATAAGCCTGATAAAAAAGGGGGTGCTGCCTCAGGATGCCAAGCCCCCAGAAGACATCCTCCTCCTGCCTGCCCTGGACTACCTAGACTGGATCAGCAATCTCCCTCAATACCTCCAGTACCCGGTCATCCGCTTCTCCCCATCCTGCAGCATCATGACCCAGAAGGATAAG TTCATGGAGGGCCCTGGCCTGGCATTCGCAGCTTTCTCCCAAGCCATCTCGCTGTTCCCTGGCGCCTCTCTCTGGGCCATCCTCTTCTTCTTGGCACTGGTCATCATGGGGCTGAGCACCTTGATAAGCATCTTGGAAGGCATTGTCTGTCCCCTCCagacctccttctccctcttcaggAGGTATCCCAAGCTGCTCTCAG TGCTCATCTGCTTGGGAGGTTTTCTGGGCAGCCTCGTCTTCACCAGTCATGCTGGCAGCTACATAATGTCCTTGTTTGATGACTGCCTGGTCCCGCTCACCCTCATCGTCATTGTGGCCTTCCAGAATGTGGCCCTGGCCTGGATCTATGGAGCCAGGAG GTTCAGGGAAGAAATGTTCAGTAAGCTGGGCCGCCTGCTGTGGTCCTTCTTCACTTTCCTGTGGCGCTACGTGACCCTGCCTGGGCTGCTGGCCCTCTTCACCATCTGCCTCACGCAGCTCCACCGGAGGGTACCGTCCTACTACATCGCCTGGAACAGCAGTATG CCTGCCTGTCATTTCATCCCTGACATCTGCACTGTCCATGAGGAATACCAGCACTCCCGTTTCAAGGCAGGTGAGACCGGCCTCAGTAACCGTAGACAACAGTGA
- the LOC123578057 gene encoding orphan sodium- and chloride-dependent neurotransmitter transporter NTT5-like isoform X5 produces MESLEEISEEEAPKGPRTSSFLSGKLTAKEILATKTQNYFAETKRTEDILTQVAFSIGLGSIWRFPYLCQRNGGGSFILMYFFMLLSFGIPLLYMEMIMGHWLRVDNIRVWKQLVPWLGGIGYASILVCILMSLYNSVIITWSLSYLANSFGNSLPWNQCPLVKTTNVTDLSCLRTVSHQYFWYHTTLSASGHIEEGVDALVLHLTLGIFAAWFLLFLTMITGLKISMQILIFSVFLLYIILLCFLIRSLFLEGAVASLRRMVTTELSSWASLDLWRQAGGHVVYSLGLGLGTTINFSSKAGGNSYIQVASLVALVNLVTSLLLTSIIFIVLEFWATTSGHTCVEKSVSKLISLIKKGVLPQDAKPPEDILLLPALDYLDWISNLPQYLQYPVIRFSPSCSIMTQKDKFMEGPGLAFAAFSQAISLFPGASLWAILFFLALVIMGLSTLISILEGIVCPLQTSFSLFRRYPKLLSVLICLGGFLGSLVFTSHAGSYIMSLFDDCLVPLTLIVIVAFQNVALAWIYGARRFREEMFSKLGRLLWSFFTFLWRYVTLPGLLALFTICLTQLHRRVPSYYIAWNSSMCKWLLQPDLKSPGKGRGRSSQALPCV; encoded by the exons ATGGAGTCCCTTGAAGAAATATCAGAGGAAGAGGCTCCCAAAGGACCCAGAACTTCCTCTTTCCTGTCCGGGAAGCTCACAGCCAAGGAGATTCTGGCCACCAAGACCCAAAACTACTTTGCCGAGACTAAAAGAACCGAGGATATCTTAACGCAGGTCGCTTTCTCCATTGGGCTGGGTAGCATATGGCGTTTCCCTTACCTGTGTCAGCGGAACGGAGGAG GCAGCTTTATCCTGATGTACTTCTTCATGCTCCTCTCGTTTGGGATTCCCCTCCTGTACATGGAGATGATCATGGGGCATTGGCTGCGTGTGGACAACATCCGGGTCTGGAAGCAGCTTGTCCCCTGGCTGGGCGGCATAGGATACGCTAGCATATTG GTGTGCATCTTGATGAGCTTATATAATAGCGTCATCATCACCTGGAGCCTCTCCTACCTGGCCAACTCCTTTGGTAACTCCCTGCCCTGGAACCAGTGCCCACTGGTGAAGACCACCAATGTCActg ACCTCTCTTGCCTTCGGACTGTGTCCCACCAGTACTTCTGGTACCACACCACCCTGAGCGCCTCAGGCCACATTGAGGAAGGGGTCGACGCCCTCGTCCTGCACCTCACACTGGGCATCTTCGCAGCCTGGTTCCTCCTCTTCTTAACCATGATCACAGGGCTGAAGATTTCAATGCAG ATCCTGATTTTTTCGGTATTCCTCCTCTACATcatcctcctctgcttcctcatccgAAGTCTCTTCTTGGAAGGTGCAGTTGCCAGCCTCAGACGTATGGTGACCACAGAG CTCTCATCCTGGGCCTCGCTGGACCTCTGGCGTCAGGCAGGAGGCCATGTGGTTTATTCCTTAGGCCTGGGCCTGGGCACCACCATCAACTTCTCCTCCAAGGCTGGAGGCAACAGCTACATCCAGGTGGCCTCTTTGGTGGCCCTGGTCAACCTGGTGACCTCATTGCTGCTCACATCCATCATCTTTATAGTGCTGGAGTTCTGGGCCACCACCAGCGGCCACACCTGTGTTGAGAA GAGTGTCTCAAAATTGATAAGCCTGATAAAAAAGGGGGTGCTGCCTCAGGATGCCAAGCCCCCAGAAGACATCCTCCTCCTGCCTGCCCTGGACTACCTAGACTGGATCAGCAATCTCCCTCAATACCTCCAGTACCCGGTCATCCGCTTCTCCCCATCCTGCAGCATCATGACCCAGAAGGATAAG TTCATGGAGGGCCCTGGCCTGGCATTCGCAGCTTTCTCCCAAGCCATCTCGCTGTTCCCTGGCGCCTCTCTCTGGGCCATCCTCTTCTTCTTGGCACTGGTCATCATGGGGCTGAGCACCTTGATAAGCATCTTGGAAGGCATTGTCTGTCCCCTCCagacctccttctccctcttcaggAGGTATCCCAAGCTGCTCTCAG TGCTCATCTGCTTGGGAGGTTTTCTGGGCAGCCTCGTCTTCACCAGTCATGCTGGCAGCTACATAATGTCCTTGTTTGATGACTGCCTGGTCCCGCTCACCCTCATCGTCATTGTGGCCTTCCAGAATGTGGCCCTGGCCTGGATCTATGGAGCCAGGAG GTTCAGGGAAGAAATGTTCAGTAAGCTGGGCCGCCTGCTGTGGTCCTTCTTCACTTTCCTGTGGCGCTACGTGACCCTGCCTGGGCTGCTGGCCCTCTTCACCATCTGCCTCACGCAGCTCCACCGGAGGGTACCGTCCTACTACATCGCCTGGAACAGCAGTATG TGTAAATGGCTTCTACAACCTGATTTGAAGAGCCCCGgaaaaggcagaggcagaagcTCACAGGCCCTTCCTTGTGTCTAA
- the LOC123578057 gene encoding orphan sodium- and chloride-dependent neurotransmitter transporter NTT5-like isoform X4 yields the protein MSLYNSVIITWSLSYLANSFGNSLPWNQCPLVKTTNVTDLSCLRTVSHQYFWYHTTLSASGHIEEGVDALVLHLTLGIFAAWFLLFLTMITGLKISMQILIFSVFLLYIILLCFLIRSLFLEGAVASLRRMVTTELSSWASLDLWRQAGGHVVYSLGLGLGTTINFSSKAGGNSYIQVASLVALVNLVTSLLLTSIIFIVLEFWATTSGHTCVEKSVSKLISLIKKGVLPQDAKPPEDILLLPALDYLDWISNLPQYLQYPVIRFSPSCSIMTQKDKFMEGPGLAFAAFSQAISLFPGASLWAILFFLALVIMGLSTLISILEGIVCPLQTSFSLFRRYPKLLSVLICLGGFLGSLVFTSHAGSYIMSLFDDCLVPLTLIVIVAFQNVALAWIYGARRFREEMFSKLGRLLWSFFTFLWRYVTLPGLLALFTICLTQLHRRVPSYYIAWNSSMSQEVKQPYLQSTLSWVTFLSILTFLPIPVQPLHHWWHLEDHIASDPFEKLQSKKMPLVPPKSLQFPKHQLVMSQKTDTECSSRKVNPPLIRRLNLSSLWRFSLPLSEYNQSSSWFSLPVISSLTSALSMRNTSTPVSRQVRPASVTVDNSDKSRETQEEN from the exons ATGAGCTTATATAATAGCGTCATCATCACCTGGAGCCTCTCCTACCTGGCCAACTCCTTTGGTAACTCCCTGCCCTGGAACCAGTGCCCACTGGTGAAGACCACCAATGTCActg ACCTCTCTTGCCTTCGGACTGTGTCCCACCAGTACTTCTGGTACCACACCACCCTGAGCGCCTCAGGCCACATTGAGGAAGGGGTCGACGCCCTCGTCCTGCACCTCACACTGGGCATCTTCGCAGCCTGGTTCCTCCTCTTCTTAACCATGATCACAGGGCTGAAGATTTCAATGCAG ATCCTGATTTTTTCGGTATTCCTCCTCTACATcatcctcctctgcttcctcatccgAAGTCTCTTCTTGGAAGGTGCAGTTGCCAGCCTCAGACGTATGGTGACCACAGAG CTCTCATCCTGGGCCTCGCTGGACCTCTGGCGTCAGGCAGGAGGCCATGTGGTTTATTCCTTAGGCCTGGGCCTGGGCACCACCATCAACTTCTCCTCCAAGGCTGGAGGCAACAGCTACATCCAGGTGGCCTCTTTGGTGGCCCTGGTCAACCTGGTGACCTCATTGCTGCTCACATCCATCATCTTTATAGTGCTGGAGTTCTGGGCCACCACCAGCGGCCACACCTGTGTTGAGAA GAGTGTCTCAAAATTGATAAGCCTGATAAAAAAGGGGGTGCTGCCTCAGGATGCCAAGCCCCCAGAAGACATCCTCCTCCTGCCTGCCCTGGACTACCTAGACTGGATCAGCAATCTCCCTCAATACCTCCAGTACCCGGTCATCCGCTTCTCCCCATCCTGCAGCATCATGACCCAGAAGGATAAG TTCATGGAGGGCCCTGGCCTGGCATTCGCAGCTTTCTCCCAAGCCATCTCGCTGTTCCCTGGCGCCTCTCTCTGGGCCATCCTCTTCTTCTTGGCACTGGTCATCATGGGGCTGAGCACCTTGATAAGCATCTTGGAAGGCATTGTCTGTCCCCTCCagacctccttctccctcttcaggAGGTATCCCAAGCTGCTCTCAG TGCTCATCTGCTTGGGAGGTTTTCTGGGCAGCCTCGTCTTCACCAGTCATGCTGGCAGCTACATAATGTCCTTGTTTGATGACTGCCTGGTCCCGCTCACCCTCATCGTCATTGTGGCCTTCCAGAATGTGGCCCTGGCCTGGATCTATGGAGCCAGGAG GTTCAGGGAAGAAATGTTCAGTAAGCTGGGCCGCCTGCTGTGGTCCTTCTTCACTTTCCTGTGGCGCTACGTGACCCTGCCTGGGCTGCTGGCCCTCTTCACCATCTGCCTCACGCAGCTCCACCGGAGGGTACCGTCCTACTACATCGCCTGGAACAGCAGTATG AGCCAGGAAGTAAAACAACCCTACCTGCAGAGCACCCTGAGCTGGGTCACCTTCCTCAGCATCCTCACCTTTCTGCCAATCCCAGTGCAGCCACTCCACCACTGGTGGCACCTCGAGGACCACATTGCTTCTGATCCCTTTGAAAAGCTACAGTCCAAAAAGATGCCCTTGGTGCCCCCCAAGTCGTTGCAGTTCCCCAAACACCAATTGGTGATGTCCCAGAAGACAGACACTGAATGCTCATCTAGAAAAGTCAATCCACCCTTGATTAGGAGGCTGAACCTGAGCTCCTTATGGAGGTTCAGCCTGCCCTTGAGTGAGTACAACCAGAGCTCTTCCTGGTTCAGCCTGCCTGTCATTTCATCCCTGACATCTGCACTGTCCATGAGGAATACCAGCACTCCCGTTTCAAGGCAGGTGAGACCGGCCTCAGTAACCGTAGACAACAGTGACAAGAGCAGGGAGACCCAGGAAGAAAATTAG